Proteins encoded together in one Eubalaena glacialis isolate mEubGla1 chromosome 7, mEubGla1.1.hap2.+ XY, whole genome shotgun sequence window:
- the DENND6A gene encoding protein DENND6A isoform X4, protein MPGKTLHLPIMGVVMKVRIPTCHDKPGTTQIVQLTQQGDTHISVILPTVHEVDLFRCFCPVFLHSQMLWELVLLGEPLVVMAPSPSESSETVLALVNCISPLKYFSDFRPYFTIHDSEFKEYTTRTQAPPSVILGVTNPFFAKTLQHWPHIIRIGDLKPAGEIPKQVKVKKLKNLKTLDSKPGVYTSYKPYLNRDEEIMKQLQKGVQQKRPSEAQSVILRRYFLELTQSFIIPLERYVASLMPLQKSISPWKSPPQLRQFLPEEFMKTLEKTGPQLTSRIKGDWIGLYRHFLKSPNFDGWFKTRRKEMTQKLEALHLEALCEEDLLHWTQKHTEVETVDLVLKLKNKLLQADREHLPVKPDTMEKLRTHIDAIILALPEDLQGILLKTGMT, encoded by the exons ATGCCAGGGAAAACATTACATCTGCCTATTATGGGGGTAGTAATGAAG gTACGGATTCCCACATGTCATGACAAGCCTGGGACAACTCAAATAGTGCAGTTAACTCAGCAG GGAGACACACATATATCTGTTATTTTACCTACTGTTCATGAGGTGGATCTTTTCAG GTGTTTCTGCCCAGTTTTCCTTCATAGTCAGATGCTTTGGGAGCTGGTGCTGTTGGGTGAGCCCCTCGTGGTCATGGCACCGTCACCATCAGAGTCGTCAGAGACTGTATTGGCACTTGTTAA CTGTATTTCTCCATTAAAGTACTTCAGTGATTTCCGACCTTATTTCACTATTCATGATAGTGAATTCAAAGAATATACCACCCGTACTCAAGCCCC gCCCTCAGTCATATTAGGAGTAACCAACCCTTTTTTTGCAAAAACACTCCAGCACTGGCCACACATTATTCGGATAGGAGACCTTAAACCTGCAG GTGAAATTCCTAAGCAGGTTAAAGTGAAAAAATTGAAGAACCTAAAGACTCTGGATTCTAAACCTG GAGTTTATACTTCTTATAAGCCATATctaaatagagatgaagaaatcaTGAAACAATTGCAGAAG ggTGTACAACAGAAGCGTCCTTCTGAGGCTCAAAGCGTTATTCTCCGACGTTATTTTTTGGAACTGACACAAAGCTTCATCATTCCATTA GAAAGATATGTGGCAAGCTTGATGCCTTTGCAGAAAAGCATTTCTCCATGGAAG AGTCCACCCCAATTAAGACAGTTCCTTCCAGAAGAATTTATGAAAACACTTGAGAAAACAGGACCTCAGCTGACCTCTAGAATAAAAGGCGATTGGATTGGACTTTACCG gcaTTTTCTAAAATCTCCAAATTTTGATGGTTGGTTCAAGACCCGGAGGAAGGAAATGACCCAGAAACTGGAGGCACTCCATCTGGAAGCTCTTTGTGAAGAG GACTTACTTCACTGGACCCAGAAACACACAGAAGTAGAAACAGTAGACCTTGTATTGAAGCTAAAAAACAAGCTG TTGCAGGCTGATCGAGAGCATTTACCTGTGAAACCTGACACTATGGAAAAGTTACGGACACACATAGATGCAATTATTTTAGCATTGCCAGAGGACCTACAAGGCATACTGCTCAAAACGGGCATGACATGA